CTTTGGAGTTGTGTGATGCTAGCAGTTAGAACAGATACCATGACAAAGCCTAGAAGTTGACCTTCTTCATCTTTTATAGGGAAAAAGGCACGTCTTTGCTTGCCAAGTGTCCCGATTCCATTGGTAATATAAGGCTCTGATTCGTTTAAAATAGCTGTTTCATCACCACCGACAAAGGACTTTCCAAGGAGCTCTTTATTGGTATGATAAAAGCGAATGCTATCGGTATCACAGATGGTTATTACATCAATATACTCTAGCTCACGAACAAGGGCATCCAGGCGATTGCTAAAATCTACAGAAGGCAATTCTTCTGTTAATAAATCAGCTGCTTCTGGTAGAGTGGAGATAAGAAGCCCTGTGTTAGAAATATTCATATCTAAAGAAGCTTTTTTAGTCTCTAACGTATAATAAAGAGATACGACAAGTGAGATCATGATTGCAAGGGCAATACAAAATAATTGAGATAGATACAGTTGGTGTTCGAGTGGTTTTTCTTTCATAAAAAAGCCCCCTTAGATGCACTGGATAGTGTAAACGTTAACACTACTATGCACTTATTATAGTAGAACGATGGATTAAAATCAATGCGTTTTAACTTCTGGTCCATTTTTTTTACTTACAAAAGTATTTTATAACCTTCATAAGATTCTATAAGTCTGCTAAAAGAGATATTATGTATTTATAAATAATGCACGAAAGGGAAGGTGGTAAAAGATGGATTATAGTAAAAAAGCACTAGAAATGCACGAGGAAAACAAAGGTAAAATTGAAATTGTATCAAAGGTACAAGTAAAAACAAGGGAGGATTTGAGCACTGCGTATACTCCTGGGGTAGCAGAACCATGTAGAAAAATTAGAGATGAAAAATCAGAGGTATACCGCTATACGTCTAAAGGAAATTTAGTTGCAGTGGTTACAGATGGTACAGCCGTACTTGGCCTAGGGGATATAGGACCTGAAGCGGCCATGCCAGTTATGGAAGGGAAGGCTATTTTATTTAAAAACTTTGGAGATGTAGATGCGTTTCCTATTTGCATGGATACAAAAGATACGGAAGAAATTATTCAAACAGTACGTTTAATAGCGCCATCATTTGGGGGAATTAACCTAGAAGATATCGCTGCTCCACGATGTTTTGAAATCGAAAGTCGTCTAAAAGAGGAGCTAGATATTCCCGTTTTTCATGATGACCAACATGGAACAGCTATTGTCGTATCGGCAGGAATCCTTAATGCATTAAAAGTGGTAAAAAAGAAAATGAAAGAAGTAAAAATTGTAATCAATGGGGCTGGGTCAGCTGGTATTTCAATTTGCAAACTTCTTTTAGCTATTGGGTTTGAGGATATTATTCTAGTGGACAAAAAAGGTGCATTAGCCCAAGGCGAAGAATGGATGAACGATGCACAAAAAAATATGGCGCAAGTGACCAATAAGGAAGAGAAAAGAGGTAACTTAAAAGAAGTTATAAAGGGAAGAGATATTTTTATTGGTGTGTCTGCGCCGGGGATTGTTACATCGGATATGGTTGCGTCAATGGCTAAAGATGCCATTGTATTTGCCATGGCCAATCCAATTCCTGAAATCATGCCAGATGAAGCCAAACAAGGTGGGGCAAAAGTCATTGCAACAGGTCGTTCAGATTTCCCAAATCAAATTAATAATGTATTGGTTTTTCCAGGTATTTTTCGAGGGGCACTAGATGCAAGGGCAACGGATATTACAGAAGAGATGAAAATCGCTGCGGCTTATGCGATTGCAGATATTATTAAAGAGGAAGAATTGACACAGGAGTACATCATTCCAGGAGCCTTTGATGAGCGAGTAGCAAAAGCAGTAGCAAATGCAGTACGACAAAAGGCCCAGGAGCAGGGGGTTGTCAAATAAATGGAAAACATTAAAGAAAAGACGACTAATAAAATCACAGATATAAAAATATCAGGCATTCCACTACCCATTTATATACTATTAACAGTGGTAACAGTTTTTGCCATGGTCATGAATTATCTTCCATCTGATATGATGGGGGCACTTTTAGTGATGATGATTTTTGGAGGCCTTTTTAATACCATTGGCAATCATTTACCAATTGTTAAAACCTTTTTGGGAGGAGGGGCTATTGTTTGTATTTTTGCTTCTGCTACTCTTGTGTATTTTAAGATTATTCCTGATAACGTTGTGAAAAATGTATCTCAGTTTATGGGTGGAACTGGTTTTTTGAATTTATATATTGCGGCATTAATTACGGGAAGTATTCTTGGTATGGACAGAGTTTTGCTATTAAAAGCGTCACTACGATTTCTTCCAGTAGCACTTTGTGCGATGAGCGCAGCCATTTTGATGGTGGGGATTGTAGGAAGTATGGTTGGATATGGATTTGTAGATGCCATTATGTATGTGGCAATTCCTATGATGGGAGGAGGAATGGGAGCAGGAGTTGTTCCATTGTCTGGGATGTATGCAGAAGCACTCAATACGGATTCAGCAGCCATTATATCTAGAATGATTCCTGCATCTACCTTAGGAAATGTTATGGCCATTGTAGGAGCAGGACTATTAGCAAAATTTGGGGAAGTAAAACCTAATCTGACAGGAAATGGACGTTTGATGAGAAATTATCAATCCGATTTAAATGAGACAAAAAGTTCTACCATTAGCTTAGAGGCGCTTGGAATTGGTCTTATTACTGCGATGTTTTTCTTTTTGATTGGGGTAATCATTAACAACTTCGTCTCATCTATACATGCTTATGCGTGGATGATTATTTTAGTAGCAATGAGTAAGGGGCTAGGCCTTGTTCCGAAAAAGTTTGAAGAAGCTGCACATCAATGGTCTCAATTTGTAATGAAAAACTGGACCAGTGCCCTTTTGGTAGGAATTGGTATTTCCATGATTGACTTAGCAGAAGTTGCAAGAGCGATCTCACCACTCTACTTACTCTTGGTTTTTGTAGTTGTAGTCAGTGTAGCCGTAGGGGCAGGAATTGGTGGATACTTTGTAGGGTTTTATCCAATTGAATCTGGGATAACAGCAGGGCTTTGTACAACCAATATGGGAGGAACAGGAGATATTGCAGTATTATCTTCTGCCAAAAGAATGGAGCTACTTCCTTTTGCTCAAATTGCAACAAGAATTTGCGGTGCATTAATTTTAATTGTAGCAAGTGTTTTAATCCAAATATTGTTTTAAATAGTCATTTTTAAAGAGTAGGTGACAAAGGAAAGCAATATTCTATGATTAAGAAAAAGAATAAAAATAAGAGAGGAATAATTCAATGGAAAAAATAAAAAAAGTGTTAGCAATAGGTTTATCTTTATCTATGATTTTTATGTTAGCTGGATGTCAGACACAAACGGTAACAAAAAGTGATCAACAGAAGGAAAATCAAGTGATTGCAGGGGAAGCACAAGGACATAATGGTCCGATTAAATTAGAGGTAACCATAGAAGAAGACGCTATTAAAGAGATTCAGATAATTGAGCACGAAGAGTCTGATTTTACAATAAGTGTGTTTGACCAGTTGCCAGAAGCAATGATTGCAGCAAACTCAACAGATGTGGATACTATTACAGGTGCAACGGTAACGAGCAATGCTTTAATTGAAGCAGTCAAAAAAGCAATACAGGCATCAGGCGTTACCTTAGTAGCGAAAGGGCAAGATGCAGATCAAAATAATAATAAAGTAGAAGATACTTCTACTGATATAGTCATTATTGGTTCAGGTGGAGCAGGGCTTACAGCAGCTATTGAAGCTACGTTTGAAGGAGCAGAAGTAATTGTTGTTGAGAAAAATCCATTTATGGGTGGAAATACAAATTATGCAACAGGCGGTATGAACGCTGCGGCAACAAAGCATCAAGAAGCCCAAGGTGTTGAAGATAGTGCAGAGCTTTTTTATGAAGATACAATGGCAGGTGGACACGATAAAAACGACCCAGAATTATTAAAAGTATTTACTGAGGGTTCAGCAGCTTCTATTGATTGGCTTGAAGATTTAGGGGCTGATTTATCAAAAATATCACGCTTAGGTGGACAGAGTGTAGACAGAACCCATACAACATCAGACGGTGGAGCGGTAGGCGCACATTTAATGAGTGTATTTGAAAAAAATCTTGAAAAGCTAGACATTGATGTTCGTATCAATACAAAAGCAGTAGAGATTTTGGCAGAAGAGAACCGAGTAACTGGAATTGTTGTAGAAACGGCAGATGGAAGCCAGTATACGATTCATGCCAAGGCTGTTATTATTGCCAGTGGTGGATTTGGAGCAAGTCAGGAGATGGTTACAAAGTTTAATCCGGCTTATGCAGGATTTGGAACAACAAACAATCCAGGAGCAACTGGAGATGCCATCAAAATGGTAGAGAAATTAGATGCAGCCTTAGTGAATCCTGAGTACATTCAAACCCATCCAACAGTGGTTGCAGGTGGAAACATAATGATTACAGAAGGTACAAGAGGAGAAGGCGCGATCCTTATCAATAGAGAAGGAAAAAGATTTATCAATGAACTTGAAACAAGAGATACAGTTTCTAAAGCGATCTTAGAGCAAGAAGGAGAAACAGCCTTTTTAGTCTTTGACGAAAATGTGCCAGAAAGACTAGCAGCTGTAAGAAAGTATAGTACCAATGGCGTATTAATAGAAGCGGATTCTTTAGCAAACTTGGCAGAAAAAATAGGTGTAAATAGCGAAGAACTTGAAAAGACAATCACTGAATACAACGGATATTTTGAGACTCAACTAGATACAGCATTTGAAAGAAGAGTGATTGCAGGCCAACTTGAAAAAGCGCCTTTCTATGCAGTAGAAGTAGCACCAGCCATCCATCATACAATGGGAGGTTTGAAAATCAATACAAGTGCACAAGTCATCAACAATTCAGGAGATGTAGTAGAAGGATTGTTTGCTGCAGGAGAAGTTACTGGAGGACTCCATGGGGACAATAGGCTAGGTGGAAACGCGGTAGCAGATATTGTAATCTTTGGTAGAGTGGCAGGAAAAACGGCAGCACAGTCTATACAATAGAATAGGTGTATAAACAAGAAACAGGACTCATGGGGGTCCTGTTTTTTCAAGAAGCTATTATTCCTTCATTCTTAAGTGCTACCTTTATTTTTCTAGCTCTATCATTATTTTTACTTGTTCTAAATATTTCTATAACTGTATTTTCAAGTTCAGTATTATTTCCTTTTCATATATTTTATTATAACCGAATAATTTTGGTCTCATTAAGTTTAACTTATTCAAACTGGAGGGGCAACAATAGAACTCATTGAAAAGTATATTTGTTCTTAAGCAGGTGTTAAAGAATAAAACCGTTCCGATTCATCTCCCTCCTAAGTAGAGGAGGGATTTTCTCGAAACATATGGATAAAAACTCATAGAACCTGTGTTAACAGAGTATAGCTGTCTTACGGGTTCTATTTTATTGTATTTGTATGGGTGAAAAACTCTTCAATTGATAGGTTGAATTGTATTCTTTGTAAGAATATTCTATAATGTACATTAAGGGTATCGATGAAAAAAACTATAATTTCTGGACTATATCTGGAGTTATTGATTCTATCATCAAGTATCTGCCAGTTGTTAGGGTAATACATTTGCTTCAAGTGAGTAAAAATGGATTTAGATTTATAATGAGTAAGACAGAGTATGTTGAGAGTATGGTGTTGATGTTAAGGGTTGAAAAATAAAATGATGGAAAGCGTAGAAAAAAGGGCATTTGCGAGTTTTTCAGATTTTGAGAATGGAGCCCCTTTTTAAATGGCTGCTTTGTGTGAATAGGCTAACCAGTATGTGTTATGTTTTTCAGAAGGCTAATCAGTCTTAAATTAATGCAAGGGGTATTTGTAGTGAAGAGTACTTAAGAATCATGAAATGATCAATCAGGAATTGTAGGTGAAAATATTGAAAAAGAGATTTAAGCGGATGGGAAGGATATGTTTAAGATTAGTGCTAATTGTCATGTTATTATTATTGGTTTGTTTTATTTACCATAAGGTTCAACTTGCAAAAGAGGATGAATTGTACCAGCCAATTGGGGTACAAGTTGAGGTTAATAATCTCACTATGAGTGTTTATGCAGAGGGCGAAGGAAAAGATACATTAGTTTTTTTGTCTGGAGGAGGAACTTGCTCACCAATATTAGATTTTAAAACTTTATATTCTAGGTTAAGCGATACTTATCGAATTGCTGTGGTTGAAAAATTGGGATATGGTTTTAGTGAGATTACAGAGGATACCTCTAAGGATATAGATAGTATTTTAGAAGAATCGCGTGAAGCACTACGCTTAGCAGGTGTAAAGGGACCATATATTTTATCGCCACATTCTATGTCAGGAATTGAAGCTGTTTATTGGGCTCAGAAGTACCCTGAAGAAGTGAAGGCCATTATTGGTCTTGATATGGCGGTTCCAGAAATATATGAAGATTATCCTATACCTATGAATATGTTGAAGTTAACTTCATTTGCGGCGGAAATTGGCTTGACAAGATGGATTCCAGGTGTTTCTGAAAGAGATGCTATCAAATATGGCACATTAAGCGAAAAGGAAAAAGAACTATATAGAGTTATTTTTTATAGAAGAACGGTAACAGCGGATATGCTTAGAGAATTTAAAAGTGTCAAATCAAATGCACAATTTGTTTCTGAGAGAGAAATGCCAGATATACCTATGCTACTGTTTGTATCAAATGGTGAAGACACTGGATGGGATGAAGAAAAGTGGAAATCATATCCCAAGGAATTTATTTCACAGTTATCTGAAGGTCAGTTGATTGAGTTGGACTGTGCACATTATATCCATAATATTGAATATGAAAGAATAGAAGTAGAAATCAGACAATACTTGAAAGAGATTTGCGACTGAAATTTCTAAGAATAAATAAAAAGCCACCATCAACCCGTATACAGAATTGACGACAACGGTTGATGGTATTTCAGCGGCAGATATGGATATGCTATGAGGATAGTTAAAGGCAGATAGTAGAGCAGTAGAGTATTAAGAAGCAGGGCTTCTGTGGTGGGCATATAGGTTCAGATTACAAACTAGCCATGGGAGTTGTAGCAAAAGCTATGGTACTGAGCGCATGTGGAAAAGGCAACATTCTCATAAGCGAATAACATATGATGGGGGAGGGTTATTGAGCCTTTAAGGATTTTGTGATAAAATATCAATGAATACTTTGGGATTATTGTGGGTAAGTATTCATATGTGAAATAGAGAGAATAAAAATTAAGGTTTGGAATGATTATGATGTTAGTATAGAAGTA
This sequence is a window from Natranaerovirga hydrolytica. Protein-coding genes within it:
- a CDS encoding flavocytochrome c, with the translated sequence MEKIKKVLAIGLSLSMIFMLAGCQTQTVTKSDQQKENQVIAGEAQGHNGPIKLEVTIEEDAIKEIQIIEHEESDFTISVFDQLPEAMIAANSTDVDTITGATVTSNALIEAVKKAIQASGVTLVAKGQDADQNNNKVEDTSTDIVIIGSGGAGLTAAIEATFEGAEVIVVEKNPFMGGNTNYATGGMNAAATKHQEAQGVEDSAELFYEDTMAGGHDKNDPELLKVFTEGSAASIDWLEDLGADLSKISRLGGQSVDRTHTTSDGGAVGAHLMSVFEKNLEKLDIDVRINTKAVEILAEENRVTGIVVETADGSQYTIHAKAVIIASGGFGASQEMVTKFNPAYAGFGTTNNPGATGDAIKMVEKLDAALVNPEYIQTHPTVVAGGNIMITEGTRGEGAILINREGKRFINELETRDTVSKAILEQEGETAFLVFDENVPERLAAVRKYSTNGVLIEADSLANLAEKIGVNSEELEKTITEYNGYFETQLDTAFERRVIAGQLEKAPFYAVEVAPAIHHTMGGLKINTSAQVINNSGDVVEGLFAAGEVTGGLHGDNRLGGNAVADIVIFGRVAGKTAAQSIQ
- a CDS encoding NAD(P)-dependent malic enzyme, with product MDYSKKALEMHEENKGKIEIVSKVQVKTREDLSTAYTPGVAEPCRKIRDEKSEVYRYTSKGNLVAVVTDGTAVLGLGDIGPEAAMPVMEGKAILFKNFGDVDAFPICMDTKDTEEIIQTVRLIAPSFGGINLEDIAAPRCFEIESRLKEELDIPVFHDDQHGTAIVVSAGILNALKVVKKKMKEVKIVINGAGSAGISICKLLLAIGFEDIILVDKKGALAQGEEWMNDAQKNMAQVTNKEEKRGNLKEVIKGRDIFIGVSAPGIVTSDMVASMAKDAIVFAMANPIPEIMPDEAKQGGAKVIATGRSDFPNQINNVLVFPGIFRGALDARATDITEEMKIAAAYAIADIIKEEELTQEYIIPGAFDERVAKAVANAVRQKAQEQGVVK
- a CDS encoding alpha/beta fold hydrolase — encoded protein: MKKRFKRMGRICLRLVLIVMLLLLVCFIYHKVQLAKEDELYQPIGVQVEVNNLTMSVYAEGEGKDTLVFLSGGGTCSPILDFKTLYSRLSDTYRIAVVEKLGYGFSEITEDTSKDIDSILEESREALRLAGVKGPYILSPHSMSGIEAVYWAQKYPEEVKAIIGLDMAVPEIYEDYPIPMNMLKLTSFAAEIGLTRWIPGVSERDAIKYGTLSEKEKELYRVIFYRRTVTADMLREFKSVKSNAQFVSEREMPDIPMLLFVSNGEDTGWDEEKWKSYPKEFISQLSEGQLIELDCAHYIHNIEYERIEVEIRQYLKEICD
- a CDS encoding 2-hydroxycarboxylate transporter family protein, producing MENIKEKTTNKITDIKISGIPLPIYILLTVVTVFAMVMNYLPSDMMGALLVMMIFGGLFNTIGNHLPIVKTFLGGGAIVCIFASATLVYFKIIPDNVVKNVSQFMGGTGFLNLYIAALITGSILGMDRVLLLKASLRFLPVALCAMSAAILMVGIVGSMVGYGFVDAIMYVAIPMMGGGMGAGVVPLSGMYAEALNTDSAAIISRMIPASTLGNVMAIVGAGLLAKFGEVKPNLTGNGRLMRNYQSDLNETKSSTISLEALGIGLITAMFFFLIGVIINNFVSSIHAYAWMIILVAMSKGLGLVPKKFEEAAHQWSQFVMKNWTSALLVGIGISMIDLAEVARAISPLYLLLVFVVVVSVAVGAGIGGYFVGFYPIESGITAGLCTTNMGGTGDIAVLSSAKRMELLPFAQIATRICGALILIVASVLIQILF